Proteins from a genomic interval of Cyanobium sp. AMD-g:
- a CDS encoding MFS transporter → MRLSRPSTLFCAFLTLLNDRLGESIVFPLLPFLLADFTADGRTLGLLAGSYAIAQFAFTPLIGALSDRYGRRPVITACVAGSVLGLGLFALTVILPWGRLWPAAAASGLPLALLFAARLIDGVSGGTAATAAAVLADISTPERRARAFGLIGVAFGLGFILGPALGGLLGRINVSLPLLLAVGFALLNLVVVVTLLPETHPPEARLPLPRHWELQPFGQLQRVFANPRVRRLCAAFFLFFLGFSGFTALLVLYFKQVFGWGPGLSAGAFLVVGVVATVVQGGLIGPLVQRLGEWRLTQIGLGCVMAGFLLVPLAERQNAVPVVFTAVAILALGTGLVTPSLRSLVSRRLADSGQGAALGSLQGLQSLASFLGPPLAGLAYETIGRRSPFWLGILLMAVVVWLVAAGSQRQAEATP, encoded by the coding sequence GTGCGCCTGTCGCGCCCCTCCACCCTCTTCTGCGCCTTCCTGACGCTGCTCAACGACCGGCTGGGGGAGAGCATCGTGTTCCCGCTGCTGCCGTTCCTGCTCGCGGACTTCACGGCGGACGGCCGCACCCTTGGTCTGCTGGCCGGCAGCTACGCCATCGCCCAGTTCGCCTTCACCCCCCTGATCGGCGCCCTCAGTGACCGCTACGGACGCCGGCCCGTGATCACGGCCTGCGTGGCCGGTTCGGTGCTGGGCCTGGGCCTGTTCGCCCTCACCGTGATCCTGCCCTGGGGCCGCCTCTGGCCGGCGGCCGCCGCCAGCGGCCTGCCCCTGGCCCTGCTGTTCGCCGCCCGGCTGATCGACGGGGTCAGCGGCGGCACCGCCGCCACGGCAGCCGCCGTGCTGGCGGACATCTCGACACCGGAGCGGCGGGCCCGGGCCTTCGGCCTGATCGGCGTGGCCTTCGGGCTGGGGTTCATCCTCGGCCCGGCCCTCGGCGGCCTGCTGGGCCGCATCAACGTGAGCCTGCCGCTGCTGCTCGCCGTGGGCTTCGCGCTGCTGAACCTGGTGGTGGTGGTGACCCTGCTGCCGGAAACCCATCCGCCCGAGGCCCGCCTGCCCCTGCCCAGGCACTGGGAGCTGCAGCCCTTCGGCCAGCTGCAGCGGGTGTTCGCCAATCCCCGGGTGCGGCGCCTCTGCGCCGCCTTCTTCCTCTTCTTCCTGGGGTTCAGCGGTTTCACCGCCCTGCTGGTGCTCTATTTCAAGCAGGTGTTCGGCTGGGGTCCGGGCCTGTCGGCCGGCGCCTTTCTGGTGGTGGGCGTGGTGGCCACGGTGGTGCAGGGGGGCCTGATCGGTCCGCTGGTGCAGCGGCTGGGGGAATGGCGCCTCACCCAGATCGGCCTGGGCTGCGTCATGGCGGGCTTCCTGCTGGTGCCCCTGGCGGAGCGGCAGAACGCGGTACCCGTGGTGTTCACCGCCGTGGCGATCCTGGCCCTGGGCACCGGCCTGGTGACCCCCAGCCTGCGCAGCCTGGTGTCGCGGCGCCTGGCCGACAGCGGCCAGGGTGCCGCCCTGGGCAGCCTGCAGGGGTTGCAGAGCCTGGCCAGCTTCCTGGGGCCGCCCCTGGCGGGACTGGCCTACGAGACCATCGGCCGCCGCAGCCCCTTCTGGCTGGGGATTCTGCTGATGGCTGTCGTGGTGTGGCTTGTGGCGGCTGGATCCCAGCGTCAAGCAGAGGCGACACCCTGA
- the ppk1 gene encoding polyphosphate kinase 1 — MSSQPVVAPDLYINRELSWIDFNHRVLSSALDEHTPLLEQAKFSAIFSNNLDEFFMVRVASLKSQLEAGVTSRSDDGLTPQEQLEAIHTKLRPLLEMQQQHYRHSLKTHLAEYGVQLLDYLRLNEAQKTWADDYFRKAIFPVLTPLAVDPAHPFPFLSNLSLNVAALIRDPDTGRQQFARVKVPQKILPRFVPIPTELSGIVPTPGFTAVPLEQLVAFNLRWLFPGMTIEGHYFFRITRDADLELRDLEADDLMEALQEGLRKRRVGGEVVRVEVADEMPEEVVHLLMEGTDVEPQDVYRTNGPLGLDDLMSLMAIPLSQLRDAPHKGRTVPSLVRAQRSQLEDGSIKQEEFESIFSVLRRGDVLLHHPFDLFSTSVEEFLSQAAADASVLAIKMTLYRTSKDSPVVASLIRAAENGKQVMALVELKARFDEDNNIQWARQLERSGVHVVYGVLGLKTHTKVLLVVRREKGALRSYVHIGTGNYNSKTSSLYTDVGLLTAREDFGQDLVELFNYLTGFSKQQSFRKLLVAPVTLRKGMEGLIRREIDHAREGRGGHIRAKMNALVDPAIIALLYEASAAGVRIELIIRGMCCLRPGVEGVSEGISVVSVIGRFLEHSRLFWFANGGQPEMFFGSADWMPRNLDRRVEAVAPIEDPRLQKQIEALLDLYLADTGAWHMHSDGHFSQRQHSGEAKLTQMMLMERWRGGLTAEAKA; from the coding sequence ATGTCGTCGCAGCCGGTCGTCGCTCCCGATCTCTACATCAACCGCGAGCTGAGTTGGATCGACTTCAACCATCGGGTGCTCTCGTCGGCTCTCGACGAGCACACACCGCTGCTGGAACAGGCCAAATTCAGCGCCATTTTCAGCAACAACCTCGATGAGTTCTTCATGGTGCGGGTGGCTTCGCTGAAGTCCCAGCTGGAGGCTGGTGTCACCAGCCGCAGTGACGACGGCTTGACACCCCAGGAACAGCTGGAAGCGATCCACACCAAGCTGCGGCCCCTGCTGGAGATGCAGCAGCAGCACTACCGCCACTCCCTCAAGACCCACCTGGCCGAGTACGGCGTCCAACTGCTCGACTACCTGAGGCTCAACGAGGCCCAGAAAACCTGGGCCGACGACTACTTCCGCAAGGCGATCTTTCCTGTCCTCACGCCCCTGGCCGTCGATCCAGCCCACCCGTTCCCGTTCCTGAGCAACCTGAGCCTGAACGTGGCGGCGCTGATCCGCGACCCGGACACCGGCCGGCAGCAGTTTGCCCGGGTGAAGGTGCCCCAGAAGATCCTGCCCCGGTTCGTGCCGATCCCCACGGAGCTGAGCGGCATCGTGCCCACGCCGGGCTTCACGGCGGTGCCCCTCGAGCAGCTGGTGGCGTTCAACCTGCGCTGGCTGTTCCCCGGCATGACCATCGAGGGGCACTACTTCTTCCGGATCACCCGCGACGCTGACCTGGAACTGCGGGACCTGGAGGCCGACGACCTGATGGAGGCCCTGCAGGAGGGGCTGCGCAAGCGCCGGGTGGGCGGTGAGGTGGTGCGGGTGGAGGTGGCCGACGAGATGCCCGAGGAGGTGGTCCACCTGCTGATGGAGGGCACCGACGTGGAGCCCCAGGACGTCTATCGCACCAACGGCCCCCTCGGCCTTGACGATCTGATGAGCCTGATGGCGATCCCCCTCAGCCAGCTGCGGGACGCCCCCCACAAGGGGCGCACCGTGCCGTCCCTGGTGCGGGCCCAGCGCAGCCAGCTGGAGGACGGCTCGATCAAGCAGGAGGAGTTCGAGAGCATCTTCTCGGTGCTGCGCCGCGGCGATGTGCTGCTGCACCATCCCTTCGACCTCTTCTCCACCTCGGTGGAGGAGTTCCTCAGCCAGGCCGCCGCCGATGCCTCCGTTCTGGCCATCAAGATGACCCTCTACCGCACGTCGAAGGACTCGCCGGTGGTGGCCTCCCTGATCCGGGCCGCCGAGAACGGCAAGCAGGTGATGGCCCTGGTGGAGCTCAAGGCCCGCTTCGACGAGGACAACAACATCCAGTGGGCCCGGCAGCTGGAGCGCTCCGGCGTGCACGTGGTGTACGGGGTGCTGGGGCTCAAGACCCACACGAAAGTGCTGCTGGTGGTGCGGCGCGAGAAGGGTGCCCTGCGCAGCTACGTGCACATCGGCACCGGCAACTACAACTCCAAGACCTCTTCGCTTTACACCGACGTCGGCCTGCTCACCGCCCGGGAGGATTTCGGCCAGGACCTGGTGGAGCTGTTCAACTACCTCACGGGGTTCTCCAAGCAGCAGAGTTTCCGCAAGCTGCTGGTGGCGCCCGTCACCCTGCGCAAGGGCATGGAGGGGTTGATCCGCCGGGAGATAGACCATGCCAGGGAAGGTCGGGGAGGACACATCCGGGCCAAGATGAATGCCCTGGTCGACCCGGCCATCATTGCCCTGCTGTACGAGGCCTCCGCGGCGGGCGTGCGGATCGAGTTGATCATCCGCGGCATGTGCTGCCTGCGCCCGGGGGTCGAAGGGGTCAGCGAGGGCATCAGCGTGGTGAGCGTCATCGGTCGCTTCCTGGAGCATTCGCGGCTGTTCTGGTTCGCCAACGGCGGCCAGCCGGAGATGTTCTTCGGCAGCGCCGACTGGATGCCCCGCAACCTGGACCGACGTGTCGAGGCGGTGGCGCCGATCGAGGATCCACGCCTGCAGAAACAGATCGAGGCTTTACTTGACCTTTACCTGGCCGATACGGGCGCCTGGCACATGCACAGCGATGGACACTTCTCGCAGCGTCAGCACTCCGGCGAGGCCAAACTGACGCAAATGATGCTCATGGAGCGTTGGCGCGGCGGGCTCACGGCCGAAGCCAAAGCGTAG
- a CDS encoding glycosyltransferase family 2 protein, which produces MKESSQSPLVSIIVPNYNHAAFLSERLRSILSQTFQNFELIVLDDASTDDSLAVIREQLQDHPHQMFCNATNSGQPCSQWLSGIKKASGRYIWIAESDDSCSPKFLERMVSHLEQGNVLAYCRTISIDAAGAPLADQSFWPDAVDPERWQHSFRIQAEDLCRDFMDRGNVIANASGVVFRKPGEAILRALGPLTARRRCTGDWLFWTHYLMRMGGSVSFDSEALSCFRCHDQSTRSIDSRRRERLRFGEYSSAIASVLKITRPWPRCHWHAVATSGGWDWILYEYLWRYNPSRAEKLCLSIIHGPLRLGIYTRLLQSQILRRRYWGWPTS; this is translated from the coding sequence ATGAAGGAGTCCAGCCAGTCCCCTCTCGTCAGCATCATCGTACCCAACTACAACCATGCTGCCTTTCTCAGCGAACGTCTGCGATCCATTCTCAGCCAGACATTTCAGAATTTCGAGCTGATCGTCCTGGATGACGCCTCCACAGATGATTCCCTGGCGGTGATCCGGGAGCAACTGCAGGACCACCCTCACCAGATGTTCTGTAACGCGACCAACTCAGGCCAGCCCTGCTCGCAATGGCTGAGTGGAATCAAGAAGGCTTCAGGGCGCTACATCTGGATCGCGGAGTCGGATGACAGCTGTTCGCCGAAGTTTCTCGAGCGAATGGTGTCTCATCTGGAACAAGGCAACGTACTGGCCTACTGCCGCACCATTTCCATCGACGCCGCAGGCGCACCACTCGCCGACCAAAGCTTCTGGCCAGATGCCGTTGACCCCGAGCGATGGCAGCACTCCTTCAGAATCCAGGCTGAGGACCTATGCCGCGACTTCATGGATCGGGGCAATGTCATCGCCAATGCCAGTGGCGTTGTCTTTCGCAAACCCGGTGAGGCGATACTTCGAGCACTGGGGCCGCTGACAGCCCGCCGGCGCTGCACCGGTGACTGGCTCTTCTGGACACACTATCTGATGCGAATGGGTGGATCGGTGAGCTTCGACTCTGAAGCGCTGTCCTGTTTTCGTTGCCACGACCAGAGCACCCGCAGCATCGACAGTCGCCGCCGGGAAAGGCTCCGCTTCGGTGAGTACTCCTCCGCCATCGCCTCGGTTCTGAAGATCACCAGGCCATGGCCCCGCTGCCATTGGCATGCTGTGGCCACCAGTGGAGGCTGGGACTGGATTCTGTATGAATACCTCTGGCGCTACAACCCATCACGAGCCGAAAAGCTCTGCCTTTCGATCATCCACGGCCCCCTGCGCCTGGGGATCTACACACGGCTGCTGCAGTCCCAGATTCTGCGGCGGCGTTACTGGGGCTGGCCCACCAGCTGA
- a CDS encoding glycosyltransferase family 4 protein has product MRVAFAHYSQDGDISGVTTWVLGLARRLSADGVTVAIHFVVTPAEPRPDPCIEPPLFEDLRRQGIDVFSTPRRASLKEDVQDTLAFLNAWQPTVFLPQCKPAHFAAAAQAGSRGLPWVLTLHSDDPDYWATVEAFGGPDHGRSVVCVSRHIRDELNRRTGDGTASVIACGVAIPARTTRFRADPFQVVFSGRIWEHQKRASLVIQTLIRACGASGSVHATLIGDGYSRAACEQQVAEAGLGGAITFTGPLPPSQVHARLLEAQAILLMSDFEGLPIALLEAMAAGVVPVVRRIPSGIPELVDHERTGLLVSEDPAEAAGALQRLADDPELWRRCSTAARDLVAQHYSADSSYLQWRQLLGDLDRRFSEAPSNPYPIDSHRIDSLHRLAPSFTQEYKQPKAGTATLRQALRTTIARAKHRIKRLLSSHP; this is encoded by the coding sequence TTGAGAGTCGCCTTTGCCCATTACAGCCAGGACGGTGACATCAGCGGCGTCACCACCTGGGTTCTGGGCCTCGCCAGACGTTTGTCTGCCGATGGTGTGACTGTCGCCATCCATTTCGTGGTCACGCCTGCGGAACCACGCCCTGATCCGTGTATTGAGCCACCGCTGTTTGAGGACTTACGCCGTCAGGGCATCGACGTGTTCTCCACGCCGCGCCGCGCCAGCCTCAAAGAGGATGTCCAGGACACCCTGGCCTTTCTCAACGCCTGGCAACCCACGGTGTTCCTGCCCCAATGCAAACCGGCCCACTTCGCGGCAGCGGCCCAGGCGGGCTCCCGGGGTCTGCCCTGGGTGCTCACCCTGCATTCGGACGATCCGGATTACTGGGCCACTGTCGAAGCCTTCGGGGGACCCGACCATGGACGTTCCGTGGTCTGTGTGTCCCGCCACATCCGCGACGAACTCAATCGCAGAACGGGCGATGGCACCGCCAGCGTGATCGCCTGTGGTGTGGCCATTCCCGCCCGTACCACCAGATTCCGGGCCGATCCCTTCCAGGTGGTCTTCAGTGGCCGGATCTGGGAGCACCAGAAGCGGGCCTCCCTGGTGATTCAGACGCTGATCAGAGCCTGCGGGGCCAGCGGGTCGGTTCACGCCACCCTGATCGGCGATGGCTATTCCCGAGCCGCCTGTGAACAGCAGGTGGCGGAGGCTGGCCTTGGCGGGGCGATCACCTTCACCGGCCCCCTGCCGCCCAGCCAGGTGCACGCAAGGCTGCTCGAGGCCCAGGCCATCCTGCTGATGTCCGACTTCGAAGGGCTGCCGATCGCCCTGCTGGAGGCGATGGCGGCCGGGGTGGTGCCAGTGGTGCGTCGCATTCCCAGCGGCATTCCCGAGCTTGTGGATCATGAGCGCACGGGATTGCTGGTGTCGGAGGATCCGGCCGAAGCGGCCGGGGCCCTGCAGCGGCTGGCCGATGATCCCGAACTCTGGCGGCGTTGCTCAACGGCGGCCAGGGATCTCGTCGCCCAGCACTACAGCGCCGACAGCAGTTACCTGCAGTGGCGCCAGTTGCTGGGCGACCTGGATCGTCGGTTCAGCGAGGCCCCGTCCAACCCTTATCCGATCGACAGCCACCGGATCGACAGCCTGCACCGCCTCGCACCTTCCTTTACACAGGAGTACAAGCAACCGAAGGCCGGGACCGCGACCCTTCGCCAGGCCCTGCGCACCACCATCGCCCGGGCCAAGCATCGGATCAAGCGCCTGCTGAGCAGCCACCCCTGA
- a CDS encoding succinate dehydrogenase, with protein sequence MIIGFWIAVTGLGLVLFLAVHLGGVGMALLDPMGFERFATTLHQQAWLPWLEVALLAAGLGHPLLSLQRARANRQARGPASGPLRSRRQGPWEPLAAMAARLIPWSGSLLLLFLAVHLAQLRWHRPGDGAELAAVLAVLQAPWCLALYAVAGAAAGLHLLHGAESAVRRLGLLEPANAAALRLGGRGLALLLGAGFALLPLALVLRPAVPLLAGR encoded by the coding sequence ATGATCATCGGATTCTGGATCGCCGTCACGGGGCTTGGGCTGGTGCTGTTCCTGGCCGTCCACCTGGGTGGCGTGGGGATGGCTCTGCTCGATCCGATGGGCTTCGAACGCTTCGCCACAACCCTTCACCAGCAGGCCTGGCTCCCCTGGCTTGAGGTTGCCCTGCTGGCGGCCGGCCTGGGCCATCCCCTGCTGTCGCTGCAGCGGGCCCGCGCCAATCGCCAGGCCCGGGGACCGGCCTCCGGCCCCCTGCGCAGCCGTCGCCAGGGGCCATGGGAGCCACTGGCGGCCATGGCGGCTCGGCTGATCCCCTGGAGTGGATCCCTGTTGCTGCTGTTCCTTGCCGTCCACCTGGCCCAGCTGCGCTGGCACCGGCCGGGGGATGGCGCTGAACTCGCTGCGGTCCTGGCCGTGTTGCAGGCGCCCTGGTGCCTGGCCCTCTATGCGGTCGCCGGGGCCGCGGCGGGTCTGCACCTGTTGCACGGCGCCGAAAGCGCCGTGCGCCGTCTGGGACTGCTGGAGCCCGCCAATGCGGCCGCCCTGCGCCTGGGGGGGCGGGGGCTGGCCCTCCTCCTGGGGGCAGGCTTCGCACTGCTGCCGCTCGCCCTGGTGCTGCGGCCCGCCGTCCCGCTGCTGGCCGGCCGATGA
- a CDS encoding fumarate reductase/succinate dehydrogenase flavoprotein subunit, with the protein MSPTPQLLDPRLPEGPVATAWQRCRESLPLISPNRKQGLRILVVGSGLAGASAAASLAEQGYRVQVLTYHDSPRRAHSVAAQGGINAARNYANDGDSIERLFRDTVKGGDFRAREAGCHRLAEISGAIIDQCVAQGVPFAREYGGTLANRSFGGALVSRTFYARGQTGQQLLYGAYQAMLRQVAAGRVELLCRRDMLDLIVHEGVARGVVCRHQISGALEVISADAVLLASGGYSNVFYLSTNALKSNATAIWQAHRRGACFANPCFTQIHPTCIPSGDVHQSKLTLMSESLRNDGRIWLPLRTGDDRPPAAIPEAERDYFLERQYPSYGNLVPRDLASRRARQLCLEGRGVGPGGRSVYLDLAEAISRDGTAAIEARYGNLLQMYERITGDDPRTTPMRIYPAPHYTMGGLWVDYHLMSTVPGLFVLGEANFSEHGANRLGASALMQALADGYFIAPATVTGWLAGQAAGALPADHPACREALASVEARLEALRRTGGSQPVDVFHRSLGHLMIDACGISRRPDRLTSALAELEALRLEFLREVRIPQEDGLLDAELTKALRLEDFFGLADLMLRDALAREESCGAHFREDHQTPAGEAQRDDERFAHIAAWEHRPGTTPVRHSEPLVFRSITPGPRSYG; encoded by the coding sequence ATGAGCCCGACGCCCCAGCTGCTCGATCCGCGCCTGCCGGAGGGTCCCGTGGCCACCGCCTGGCAGCGGTGCCGGGAGAGCCTGCCGCTGATCAGCCCCAACCGCAAGCAGGGGCTGCGGATCCTGGTGGTGGGCAGCGGCCTGGCGGGGGCCTCGGCGGCCGCCAGCCTGGCTGAACAGGGCTACCGGGTTCAGGTGCTGACCTACCACGACAGCCCGCGCCGGGCCCACTCGGTGGCGGCCCAGGGGGGCATCAACGCGGCCCGCAACTACGCCAACGACGGCGACAGCATTGAGCGCCTGTTCCGCGACACGGTGAAGGGGGGTGATTTCCGCGCCCGGGAAGCCGGCTGCCATCGGCTGGCCGAAATCAGCGGCGCGATCATCGACCAGTGCGTGGCCCAGGGGGTGCCCTTCGCGCGGGAGTACGGCGGCACCCTGGCCAATCGCAGCTTCGGCGGGGCCCTGGTGAGCCGCACCTTCTACGCCCGGGGCCAGACGGGCCAGCAGCTGCTCTATGGCGCCTACCAGGCGATGCTGCGGCAGGTTGCGGCTGGGCGGGTGGAGCTGCTCTGCCGCCGCGACATGCTCGATCTGATCGTCCACGAGGGTGTGGCCAGGGGGGTGGTCTGCCGCCACCAGATCAGCGGCGCCCTGGAGGTGATCAGCGCCGATGCGGTGCTGCTGGCCAGCGGCGGCTATTCGAACGTCTTCTATCTCTCCACCAATGCCCTGAAGTCGAATGCCACGGCGATCTGGCAGGCCCACCGGCGTGGTGCCTGTTTCGCCAACCCCTGCTTCACCCAGATCCACCCCACCTGCATCCCCAGCGGCGATGTCCACCAGAGCAAGCTCACCTTGATGAGCGAAAGCCTGCGCAACGACGGGCGGATCTGGCTGCCGCTGCGGACGGGCGACGACCGGCCGCCGGCGGCGATCCCGGAAGCGGAGCGGGATTACTTCCTGGAGCGGCAATACCCCAGCTACGGCAACCTGGTGCCTCGGGATCTTGCGTCTCGGCGGGCCCGGCAGCTGTGCCTGGAGGGCCGGGGCGTCGGGCCCGGGGGGCGTTCGGTGTATCTCGACCTGGCCGAGGCCATCAGCCGGGACGGCACGGCGGCGATCGAGGCCCGCTACGGAAACCTGCTGCAGATGTACGAGCGAATCACCGGCGACGACCCCAGAACCACGCCGATGCGGATCTATCCCGCACCGCATTACACGATGGGCGGGCTGTGGGTCGACTACCACCTGATGAGCACCGTGCCAGGGCTGTTCGTGCTCGGGGAGGCCAACTTCTCCGAGCATGGCGCCAACCGGCTGGGGGCCAGTGCCCTGATGCAGGCTCTGGCGGATGGCTACTTCATCGCCCCGGCGACGGTGACGGGTTGGCTGGCGGGACAGGCTGCGGGAGCGTTGCCGGCCGACCACCCGGCCTGCCGCGAGGCGCTGGCGTCGGTGGAGGCACGCCTCGAAGCCCTGCGCCGCACGGGTGGTTCCCAGCCCGTGGATGTCTTCCACAGAAGCCTCGGCCACCTGATGATCGACGCCTGCGGCATCAGCCGCCGACCGGATCGCCTCACATCGGCGCTGGCTGAACTGGAGGCGCTACGGCTGGAATTCCTGCGAGAGGTCCGTATTCCCCAGGAGGATGGCCTACTCGATGCTGAGCTCACCAAGGCCCTGCGGCTGGAGGATTTCTTCGGACTGGCGGATCTGATGCTGCGGGATGCCCTGGCACGGGAGGAATCCTGCGGCGCCCATTTCCGCGAGGACCATCAGACCCCGGCTGGGGAAGCCCAGCGGGATGACGAACGCTTCGCCCACATTGCGGCCTGGGAGCACCGGCCTGGAACCACTCCCGTCCGCCACAGCGAGCCGCTCGTCTTCCGATCGATCACGCCGGGACCGCGCAGCTACGGCTGA